One Clostridia bacterium DNA segment encodes these proteins:
- a CDS encoding methyltetrahydrofolate cobalamin methyltransferase — protein sequence MLIIGERINGMFADIREALQKRDPRPVQEWARKQEEGGARALDLNVGPAVEDKIEAMKWLVEATQEVTGLMLCLDSTNFDAIEAGLEVCRNPAMINSTNAERDRIERAFPLAVKYGAKLIGLTMDRKGIPKDADTRLAFAMELVAAADEFGLPMEDLYLDPLILPANVGQDHGPEVLKTLQQIKLLASPPPRTVLGLSNVSQGCQDRSLLNRTFLALAMACGLDAAIADACDPLLTEVAAAAEVLLNQTIYCDSYVKMFRAR from the coding sequence ATGCTTATCATCGGCGAGCGCATAAACGGGATGTTTGCCGATATCCGGGAGGCCCTGCAGAAGCGGGACCCGCGGCCGGTGCAGGAGTGGGCCAGGAAGCAGGAAGAGGGAGGCGCCCGTGCCCTGGATCTCAACGTGGGACCGGCGGTGGAGGACAAGATAGAGGCCATGAAGTGGCTGGTGGAGGCAACCCAGGAAGTGACCGGCCTCATGCTCTGCCTGGACTCCACCAACTTTGATGCCATCGAGGCCGGCCTTGAGGTCTGCCGGAATCCGGCCATGATCAACTCCACCAACGCCGAGAGGGACAGGATCGAGCGGGCCTTCCCCCTGGCGGTCAAGTACGGCGCCAAGCTGATCGGTCTCACCATGGACCGCAAAGGCATCCCCAAGGATGCGGACACGCGCCTGGCCTTCGCCATGGAACTGGTGGCCGCGGCGGACGAGTTCGGCCTGCCCATGGAGGACCTCTACCTCGACCCCCTGATCCTGCCGGCCAACGTGGGCCAGGATCACGGGCCGGAGGTACTCAAGACCTTGCAGCAGATCAAGCTGCTGGCCAGCCCGCCGCCCAGAACCGTACTGGGACTGAGCAATGTTTCCCAGGGCTGCCAGGACCGCTCGCTGCTGAATCGCACCTTCCTGGCCCTGGCCATGGCCTGCGGCCTGGACGCGGCCATTGCCGACGCCTGCGATCCTCTTCTGACCGAGGTGGCGGCAGCCGCGGAGGTGCTGCTAAATCAGACCATCTACTGCGACTCCTACGTGAAGATGTTCCGTGCCAGGTAG
- a CDS encoding CoB--CoM heterodisulfide reductase iron-sulfur subunit B family protein — protein sequence MARYSYYPGCSLHSTAAEYDLSTRAVLTALGQELEELEDWNCCGASSGHALSPYLAHALPLRNLVLAEAKDRELMVPCAACYNLLRVTQQFMAEGGEEADSLNRDLEAITGRPYRGRVRVRHLLEVLSDPDMLRLLKTAVRTPLGDLPVAAYYGCLLNRPRQVSFEEIPEQPESMERLLRVLGARPVGWSAKTDCCGASLGVSRADLVGRLVNDIVRAARRAGAQALVTACPLCQSNLDGRQEEGQELPVFFISELVGAALGLRETESWLAHHLVDPRPLLRARRPAVPA from the coding sequence ATGGCGCGGTATAGCTATTACCCCGGCTGCTCGCTCCACTCCACGGCCGCCGAGTACGACCTCTCCACGCGGGCGGTTCTGACCGCCCTGGGTCAGGAGCTGGAGGAGCTGGAGGACTGGAACTGCTGCGGTGCCAGCTCCGGTCACGCCCTCAGCCCCTACCTGGCCCACGCCCTGCCCCTGCGCAATCTGGTTCTGGCCGAGGCGAAGGACCGGGAGCTGATGGTGCCCTGCGCCGCCTGCTACAACCTGCTGCGGGTTACCCAGCAATTCATGGCCGAAGGCGGCGAGGAGGCCGATAGCCTGAACCGGGACCTTGAGGCGATCACGGGCAGGCCCTACCGGGGCCGGGTAAGAGTGCGGCACCTACTGGAGGTCCTGAGCGATCCCGACATGCTGAGGCTGCTGAAGACGGCGGTACGCACCCCTCTGGGAGACCTTCCCGTGGCCGCCTACTACGGCTGCCTTCTTAACCGGCCGCGGCAGGTCAGCTTCGAGGAGATCCCGGAGCAGCCGGAGAGCATGGAAAGGCTGCTCCGGGTTCTGGGGGCAAGACCGGTGGGGTGGTCGGCCAAGACCGACTGTTGCGGCGCCTCCCTGGGGGTGTCCCGGGCGGACCTGGTGGGGCGGCTGGTAAACGATATCGTCCGGGCCGCGCGCCGGGCCGGTGCCCAGGCTTTGGTAACCGCCTGCCCGCTCTGCCAGTCCAACCTGGACGGTCGCCAGGAAGAGGGACAGGAACTGCCGGTCTTCTTTATTTCCGAACTGGTCGGCGCGGCCCTGGGCCTTAGAGAGACCGAGTCGTGGCTGGCGCATCACCTGGTGGATCCGCGGCCGCTGCTGCGGGCGCGGCGCCCGGCGGTACCGGCGTAG
- a CDS encoding AAA family ATPase — MKLAISGKGGVGKTTLAAGLVRYFADRGFTVYAVDADPDASLGLALGLDPEALAGMLPIVEMREVIASLTGGEGAFFSLNPEVGSLIEQYSVAADNVRFLKMGTVKQGGTSCYCRENSVLHALLSHLLLRRDEVVILDFSAGIEPLTRGTARGVNLLLVVTEPTRVSLHTARTVTALARDLEIQHVAYVGNKVRSNEEEAFLREHLPSDALLGVLPFDEGEWARGRSLSEGTVAPSLRPALETIGNRILAAYAPPLSI, encoded by the coding sequence GTGAAACTGGCGATATCCGGAAAAGGGGGCGTAGGGAAGACCACTCTGGCCGCCGGTCTGGTTCGTTATTTTGCCGATCGAGGCTTCACGGTGTATGCCGTGGACGCCGATCCCGACGCCAGCCTGGGCCTGGCCCTGGGCCTGGACCCGGAAGCATTGGCAGGCATGCTTCCGATCGTGGAAATGCGCGAGGTGATCGCCTCGCTCACCGGCGGCGAAGGCGCCTTCTTCTCCCTTAACCCGGAAGTGGGAAGCCTGATAGAGCAGTACAGCGTGGCGGCGGACAACGTTCGTTTCCTCAAAATGGGAACAGTAAAGCAAGGCGGGACCTCCTGCTACTGCCGGGAGAACAGCGTCCTGCACGCCCTGCTCAGCCACCTGCTTCTGCGGCGCGACGAGGTGGTAATCCTGGACTTTAGCGCCGGCATTGAGCCCCTCACCCGCGGAACTGCACGGGGGGTCAACCTCCTCCTGGTGGTCACCGAGCCCACGCGGGTAAGCCTGCATACCGCCAGGACCGTCACCGCCCTCGCCCGCGATCTGGAGATCCAGCACGTTGCCTACGTGGGGAACAAGGTGAGAAGCAACGAAGAGGAAGCTTTTCTCAGAGAGCACCTCCCTTCGGACGCCCTGCTGGGAGTCCTTCCGTTTGACGAAGGAGAATGGGCGCGCGGCCGCAGTCTATCCGAGGGCACCGTAGCCCCGTCCCTGCGCCCCGCCCTCGAAACCATAGGCAACCGGATCCTGGCGGCCTACGCGCCGCCTTTGAGCATCTAG
- a CDS encoding 4Fe-4S dicluster domain-containing protein, with product MTVNPPGTAAGAGARLVPSPDWAREVERESAQPVSLCYQCQKCSGGCPLAFAMDVLPHRLIRYVQLGQKERVWQSRTVWLCAACRTCAARCPNGIDIAAVADVLKQQAMRRGLVAPEPSVQAFHQTFLSSLRSRGRMHELTMLLRFKLKAGFKGSELSQDLRLGLAMLRHGKLRLLPEGVRRTREIQALFARAQEGKSHGAV from the coding sequence TTGACGGTCAATCCTCCCGGCACCGCAGCGGGCGCGGGAGCACGGCTGGTGCCGTCCCCGGATTGGGCCCGGGAGGTAGAGCGGGAGTCCGCCCAGCCTGTTTCCCTCTGCTATCAGTGCCAGAAGTGCTCCGGAGGCTGCCCTCTGGCCTTCGCCATGGACGTACTGCCGCACCGGCTCATCCGCTACGTTCAGCTGGGCCAGAAAGAACGGGTCTGGCAGAGCCGCACCGTCTGGCTCTGCGCCGCCTGCCGCACCTGCGCCGCCCGTTGCCCGAACGGTATCGATATTGCTGCCGTGGCCGATGTTCTCAAACAGCAGGCAATGCGGCGCGGCCTGGTAGCGCCGGAGCCTTCCGTTCAGGCCTTTCACCAGACCTTCCTTTCCTCACTGCGAAGCAGGGGGCGGATGCACGAGCTGACCATGCTGCTCCGGTTCAAGCTCAAGGCCGGCTTTAAGGGTAGCGAGCTTTCCCAGGATCTTCGCCTGGGGCTGGCCATGTTGCGGCACGGCAAGCTCAGGCTGCTGCCGGAAGGCGTAAGGCGCACGCGGGAAATCCAGGCCCTCTTTGCCAGGGCCCAGGAGGGTAAGTCGCATGGCGCGGTATAG
- a CDS encoding acetyl-CoA decarbonylase/synthase complex subunit delta translates to MAVEILKDRNPSRVGEVVLGATREEGGTRAYSLRVGGDPALPFHQFEGETVNRPAVALEVVDTVPEWPEELARCYRDVWQDPAQWAKKCVEEYRADLVYLRLEGADPEKGNRSPEECVATVKQVLAAVGAPLVVVGCGVAEKDNQVMEAIAEAAAGEKLLLGNAEPDNYRTLVAACMVHGHSVIAKSPLDINICKQLNILVTDMNLQSNRIVIDPSIGGLGYGIEYAFSIMERLRLGALQGDRMLAMPVLCTVGQETWRHKEAAAPEAEYPEWGAEAERGVMWEATAAAALLQAGAHILLMRHPRAATLTKALIDELARPTDF, encoded by the coding sequence ATGGCCGTAGAAATCCTCAAGGATAGAAACCCGAGCCGGGTGGGAGAAGTGGTCCTGGGAGCCACCAGGGAAGAAGGGGGAACCCGGGCCTACAGCCTCCGGGTGGGCGGGGATCCGGCCTTGCCCTTTCACCAATTCGAGGGGGAAACGGTCAATCGCCCGGCGGTAGCCCTGGAGGTCGTGGACACAGTTCCGGAGTGGCCGGAGGAGCTGGCCCGCTGCTACCGGGACGTCTGGCAGGATCCGGCGCAGTGGGCAAAGAAGTGCGTGGAAGAGTACCGGGCCGACCTGGTCTACCTCAGACTCGAAGGAGCCGACCCGGAAAAGGGCAACCGTTCGCCGGAGGAATGCGTGGCCACGGTGAAGCAGGTGCTGGCCGCCGTGGGAGCGCCCCTGGTGGTGGTCGGCTGCGGGGTGGCGGAGAAGGACAACCAGGTCATGGAGGCCATAGCCGAGGCCGCAGCCGGCGAAAAGCTGCTGCTCGGCAACGCCGAGCCGGACAATTACCGCACCCTGGTGGCCGCCTGCATGGTCCACGGCCACAGCGTAATCGCCAAGTCGCCCCTGGACATCAACATCTGCAAGCAGCTCAACATCCTGGTCACGGACATGAACCTGCAGTCCAACCGCATCGTGATCGATCCCTCCATCGGCGGGCTGGGCTACGGCATCGAGTACGCCTTCTCCATCATGGAGAGGCTGCGGCTCGGTGCCCTGCAGGGCGACCGCATGCTGGCCATGCCCGTCCTCTGCACCGTGGGCCAGGAGACGTGGCGGCATAAAGAGGCGGCAGCGCCGGAAGCGGAATACCCGGAATGGGGGGCGGAGGCCGAACGGGGCGTCATGTGGGAGGCCACGGCTGCCGCCGCCCTGCTGCAGGCCGGGGCGCATATTCTGCTTATGCGCCATCCCCGGGCGGCAACCCTCACCAAGGCCCTGATCGATGAATTGGCCCGCCCCACCGATTTCTAG
- the acsC gene encoding acetyl-CoA decarbonylase/synthase complex subunit gamma, with protein sequence MPLTGLEIYKQLPKTNCKDCGHPTCLAFAMALASGKASLDACPHVSDEARAVLDSAAAPPMAEITVGTGQAAVKLGGETELFRHEKRFYNPAAVAFLISDTLPEAELSARLAAIRDLVFHRVGLEYRVQMAAVKNESGQADPFKRAVAAAAGTGLALMLVTDDPKLMAAGLEAAGQNRPLLYAATETNWEAMLELAKAHPCVLAVKARGLEALAGLAQKITAAGFKDLVLDPQPTSPAQAVADLVQIRRLAVKKRFRPFGYPSLVFAGAEDPAEEALEAALYVTKYAGVVVLKNVSRAHLLPLLTWRQNLYTDPQVPIQVEEKLNEIGTPSEDSPVYVTTNFSLTYYSVQGEVEGSRIPSYILSVNTNGLSVMTAYADGRFTAEKIAQVMKKVDLESKVKHRTIVIPGAVAVLKGKLEELTGWKVLVGPREASGIPAFAKSNFAA encoded by the coding sequence ATGCCACTGACCGGTTTGGAAATCTATAAGCAGCTTCCCAAGACCAACTGCAAGGACTGCGGACACCCCACCTGCCTAGCCTTTGCCATGGCCCTGGCCAGCGGCAAGGCGTCGCTGGATGCCTGCCCCCACGTAAGCGATGAGGCGCGGGCAGTCCTGGACTCGGCCGCAGCACCGCCCATGGCCGAGATCACGGTAGGCACGGGGCAGGCTGCGGTCAAGCTGGGCGGCGAGACCGAACTCTTCCGGCACGAGAAGCGCTTCTACAATCCCGCCGCCGTGGCCTTCCTGATAAGCGATACTCTGCCGGAGGCGGAGTTATCGGCCCGGCTGGCCGCGATCCGGGACCTGGTGTTCCACCGGGTAGGTCTGGAGTACCGGGTCCAGATGGCGGCGGTGAAGAACGAATCCGGCCAGGCTGATCCCTTCAAGAGGGCCGTGGCCGCCGCCGCAGGCACCGGGCTGGCCCTGATGCTGGTGACCGACGATCCCAAGCTGATGGCCGCCGGCCTGGAAGCGGCCGGGCAGAATCGGCCGCTGCTCTACGCCGCTACCGAGACCAACTGGGAGGCCATGCTGGAGCTGGCCAAGGCCCACCCCTGCGTGCTGGCGGTCAAGGCGCGCGGGCTGGAGGCACTCGCCGGCCTGGCCCAGAAGATCACCGCCGCCGGCTTCAAGGACCTGGTGCTGGATCCCCAGCCGACGAGCCCGGCGCAGGCGGTGGCCGACCTGGTCCAGATTCGTCGGCTGGCCGTTAAGAAGCGCTTCCGCCCCTTCGGCTACCCCAGCCTGGTGTTCGCCGGCGCGGAGGATCCGGCGGAGGAAGCGCTGGAGGCCGCACTGTACGTGACCAAGTACGCGGGTGTGGTGGTGCTCAAGAACGTCTCCCGGGCCCACCTGTTGCCCCTGCTCACCTGGCGGCAGAACCTCTACACCGATCCTCAGGTCCCCATCCAGGTGGAGGAGAAACTCAACGAGATCGGGACTCCGAGCGAAGACTCGCCGGTCTACGTCACCACCAACTTCTCCCTGACCTATTACTCCGTCCAGGGCGAGGTGGAAGGTTCCCGTATTCCCAGCTACATCCTCTCGGTTAACACGAACGGGCTTTCGGTAATGACCGCCTACGCGGACGGCCGGTTCACCGCGGAAAAGATCGCCCAGGTTATGAAGAAGGTGGACCTGGAGAGTAAGGTTAAACACCGCACCATCGTGATCCCGGGCGCGGTCGCGGTGCTGAAGGGGAAGCTGGAGGAACTCACCGGCTGGAAGGTACTGGTAGGGCCGCGCGAGGCGTCGGGAATCCCTGCCTTCGCCAAGAGCAACTTTGCCGCCTAG
- the cooS gene encoding anaerobic carbon-monoxide dehydrogenase catalytic subunit — protein sequence MPRFRDPTHTARPSDAPRVPERRKRERTIDPAALEMLQKAQEANVTTAFDRFLAQQPQCQFGYTGICCRFCMAGPCRIRSLDGPGSRGICGASVWTIVARSVGLMILTGCASHAEHGNHMAQTLLEMAEGHAPDYSIKDPEKLRRVCRRVGIETEGRGELDLARELAEKALDDFSRLKGMGESTWVATTVTPGRNLKFRTHAVMPHGIHATISDLVTQAHVGMDDDPVNLVFSAIRVGLADYAGMHIATDLSDILFGTPEPVVSEANMGVLDADKVNIVLHGHNPLLSEIIVQAARELEPEAVAAGARGINLVGICCTGNEVLMRQGIPLVTSYASQELAICTGAVDAMCVDVQCIMPAIRSTAECFHTRIITTSDIVKIPGSYHIDYQTTNAARDARTAVRLAIEAFKERRESGRAVYIPQIKNTVVAGWSLEALMRLFAGLNPENPVRALNQAILEGELAGVILMAGCNNLKTFQDNSHITIMKEMLGNNVLVLATGCSAQAAAKLGLMDPARVDELCGEGLKSFLRRLEERADLKVGLPPVFHMGSCVDNTRASDLLMAMANDLGVDTPKVPFVASAPEAMSGKATSIGTWCVALGLPTHVGCMPPVEGSDLIYSILTQIAHDVYGGHFIFEMDPEVAARKLLNALEYRTWKLGVHHQVADRFETRLYQGY from the coding sequence ATGCCAAGGTTTCGGGATCCCACCCACACCGCGCGGCCCTCGGACGCCCCGCGGGTGCCGGAGCGTAGGAAGCGCGAACGCACCATTGATCCGGCAGCATTAGAAATGCTGCAAAAGGCCCAGGAGGCCAACGTTACCACCGCCTTTGATCGCTTTTTGGCCCAGCAGCCTCAGTGCCAGTTCGGGTACACTGGTATCTGCTGCCGCTTCTGTATGGCCGGTCCCTGCCGCATCCGGTCCCTGGACGGACCGGGAAGCCGCGGGATCTGCGGCGCGTCGGTGTGGACAATCGTAGCCCGGAGTGTGGGGCTCATGATCCTCACGGGCTGTGCCTCACACGCCGAGCACGGCAACCATATGGCACAAACCCTGCTGGAAATGGCCGAGGGCCACGCGCCGGACTACAGCATTAAAGACCCGGAGAAGCTGAGGCGGGTATGCAGGCGGGTGGGAATCGAAACCGAAGGCCGTGGCGAGCTGGACCTGGCCCGAGAACTGGCCGAAAAGGCTTTGGACGATTTCTCGCGGCTCAAGGGGATGGGAGAGTCCACCTGGGTTGCCACCACCGTTACCCCCGGCCGCAACCTGAAGTTCCGCACCCACGCCGTAATGCCCCACGGCATCCACGCGACGATCTCGGATCTGGTTACCCAGGCTCACGTGGGAATGGATGACGACCCGGTAAACCTGGTCTTCAGCGCCATAAGAGTGGGTCTGGCCGACTACGCGGGAATGCACATCGCCACCGACCTTTCGGACATACTGTTCGGAACGCCGGAGCCGGTAGTAAGCGAGGCCAATATGGGGGTTCTGGATGCCGACAAGGTCAACATAGTCCTGCACGGCCACAACCCTCTTTTAAGCGAGATCATCGTGCAGGCGGCCCGCGAACTGGAACCGGAGGCCGTAGCCGCAGGTGCCAGGGGAATCAACCTGGTGGGCATCTGTTGCACCGGTAACGAAGTGCTTATGCGGCAGGGCATACCCCTGGTCACTTCCTATGCCTCCCAGGAACTGGCCATTTGCACCGGCGCCGTAGACGCCATGTGCGTGGACGTCCAGTGCATAATGCCGGCCATCCGGAGCACGGCGGAGTGCTTTCATACCCGCATTATCACCACTTCGGACATAGTCAAAATCCCGGGCTCGTACCACATCGATTACCAGACCACGAACGCAGCCCGCGACGCCCGGACGGCGGTGCGGCTGGCCATCGAAGCCTTTAAGGAGCGCCGCGAGAGCGGCCGCGCCGTATATATCCCTCAGATCAAGAATACGGTGGTGGCCGGCTGGAGCCTGGAGGCGCTCATGCGCCTGTTTGCGGGCCTGAATCCGGAAAATCCGGTGCGGGCCCTCAACCAGGCCATACTGGAGGGTGAACTGGCCGGCGTCATCCTCATGGCCGGGTGCAACAACCTGAAGACCTTCCAGGACAACTCCCACATTACCATAATGAAGGAAATGCTCGGGAACAACGTGCTGGTACTGGCCACGGGCTGCTCCGCGCAGGCGGCGGCCAAACTGGGTCTTATGGACCCGGCCAGGGTGGACGAACTCTGCGGCGAGGGGCTTAAGAGCTTCCTGCGCCGCCTGGAGGAGAGGGCCGACCTCAAGGTGGGCCTGCCCCCGGTGTTCCACATGGGCTCCTGCGTGGACAATACCCGGGCTTCGGACCTTCTGATGGCCATGGCCAACGACCTGGGCGTGGATACCCCGAAAGTGCCCTTTGTAGCCTCGGCGCCGGAGGCGATGAGCGGCAAGGCCACCAGCATCGGCACCTGGTGCGTGGCCCTGGGACTGCCCACCCACGTGGGGTGCATGCCGCCGGTAGAGGGAAGCGATCTCATCTACAGCATCCTCACCCAGATCGCCCACGACGTTTACGGCGGTCATTTCATCTTTGAGATGGACCCGGAGGTCGCGGCGCGCAAGCTGCTCAACGCCCTGGAGTACCGTACCTGGAAACTGGGCGTGCACCATCAGGTGGCGGATCGCTTCGAGACCAGGCTGTACCAAGGCTACTAG
- the acsB gene encoding acetyl-CoA decarbonylase/synthase complex subunit alpha/beta — MTVDFDKLFEGAIPEGKNPTRLFREVYHGAITAVSYAEILLNQAVRRYGPDHPVGYPDTAYYLPVIRCYSGEEVKRLGDIPPVLNRMRAQIRSELTFENARLAGESTWYAAEIIEALRYLEYDPDNPPAPEPWTGFIGDPVVRRFGVKMVDWTIPGEAIILGRARDPKKLARMVQELMGMGFMIFLCDEVVEQLLEEDVKLGVDYIAYPLGNFTQIVHAANYALRAGMMFGGITPGLRDEQRDYQRRRIRAFVLYLGEHDMVKTAACFGAIFTGFPVITDQPLAEDQQIPDWFFTVDDYDKMIQIALEVRGIKLTRVKLELPINFGPAFEGESIRKDALYVEMGGGRTTAFELVRSVGEQEIEDGKVEVVGPEIDAFQAGDRLPFAYVVDVYGRKMQEDYEGVLERRIHDFLNYGEGLWHTAQRDIVWLRISKEAVAKGVKFRHLGEILVAKMKEEFPAIVDRVQVTVYTTKEDVERLLPLARERYRLRDERLRGLTDEAVDTFYSCNLCQSFAPNHTCIVTPERLGLCGAVSWLDAKASHEINPAGPNQPVPKEGVIDEWKGMWRSVNEYVYNATNHNLEEVNLYSMLDRPMTSCGCFECIMAIVPECNGIMITTREYGGMTPCGMTFSTLAGMVGGGAQTPGFMGVGRRYLVSRKFIRADGGLGRVVWMPKELKEQLREELNARGREEGFGDSFADTIADETIGTGVEEILPFLEEKGHPALSMEPLM, encoded by the coding sequence ATGACGGTAGACTTTGACAAGCTCTTCGAAGGCGCAATCCCGGAGGGAAAGAACCCCACCCGGCTTTTTCGCGAGGTATATCACGGGGCCATAACCGCGGTCAGCTACGCCGAAATCCTGCTCAATCAGGCCGTCCGGCGTTACGGGCCCGACCACCCCGTGGGTTATCCGGACACGGCCTACTACCTGCCGGTGATCCGCTGTTACAGCGGCGAAGAGGTAAAGAGGCTGGGCGACATCCCGCCCGTCCTCAATCGCATGCGGGCCCAGATCAGGTCTGAACTGACCTTCGAGAACGCCCGGCTGGCCGGGGAATCCACCTGGTACGCGGCGGAGATAATCGAGGCCCTGCGTTACCTAGAGTACGATCCGGACAACCCGCCAGCTCCCGAACCCTGGACCGGGTTCATCGGCGATCCGGTGGTGCGGCGTTTCGGGGTGAAGATGGTGGACTGGACCATCCCGGGAGAGGCGATAATCCTGGGCCGGGCCCGGGATCCCAAGAAGCTGGCCCGGATGGTGCAGGAGCTCATGGGCATGGGCTTCATGATCTTCCTCTGCGACGAAGTAGTGGAGCAGTTGCTGGAGGAGGACGTGAAGCTGGGCGTCGACTACATTGCCTACCCCCTGGGCAACTTCACCCAGATCGTGCACGCCGCCAATTACGCCCTGCGGGCGGGCATGATGTTCGGCGGTATCACCCCGGGTCTGCGGGACGAACAGAGGGACTATCAGCGCCGGCGCATCCGGGCCTTCGTGCTCTACCTGGGCGAGCACGACATGGTGAAGACCGCCGCCTGCTTCGGGGCCATCTTCACCGGGTTCCCGGTGATCACCGACCAGCCCCTGGCCGAGGACCAGCAGATACCCGACTGGTTTTTCACCGTGGATGACTACGACAAGATGATCCAGATCGCCCTGGAGGTTCGGGGCATCAAGCTCACCCGGGTGAAGCTGGAGCTGCCCATCAACTTCGGCCCGGCCTTCGAGGGGGAGAGCATCCGCAAGGACGCCCTCTACGTGGAGATGGGCGGCGGCCGCACCACGGCCTTCGAACTGGTGCGCAGCGTGGGCGAGCAGGAAATCGAGGACGGAAAGGTGGAGGTTGTCGGCCCGGAAATCGACGCCTTCCAGGCCGGGGACCGCCTTCCCTTTGCCTACGTGGTGGACGTATACGGCCGTAAGATGCAGGAGGACTACGAAGGGGTTCTCGAACGCCGCATCCACGACTTCCTGAACTACGGTGAAGGGCTGTGGCATACCGCCCAGCGGGACATTGTATGGCTGCGCATTAGCAAGGAGGCGGTGGCCAAGGGAGTCAAGTTCCGCCACCTGGGGGAGATCCTGGTGGCCAAGATGAAGGAAGAGTTCCCCGCCATCGTTGACCGGGTACAGGTTACCGTCTACACCACCAAGGAAGACGTGGAGCGGCTGCTGCCCCTGGCCCGGGAGAGGTACCGGCTGCGCGACGAGCGGTTGCGAGGGCTCACGGACGAGGCGGTGGACACCTTCTACTCCTGCAACCTCTGCCAGTCCTTCGCCCCCAACCACACCTGCATCGTCACTCCCGAGCGGCTGGGTCTCTGCGGGGCCGTGAGCTGGCTGGACGCCAAGGCCTCCCACGAGATTAACCCCGCCGGGCCGAACCAGCCGGTACCCAAGGAAGGCGTTATCGACGAATGGAAAGGCATGTGGAGGAGCGTCAACGAGTACGTCTACAACGCCACCAACCACAACCTGGAGGAAGTCAACCTGTACTCCATGCTGGATCGGCCCATGACCTCCTGCGGCTGCTTCGAGTGCATCATGGCGATAGTGCCCGAGTGCAACGGCATAATGATCACCACCCGCGAGTACGGCGGCATGACGCCCTGCGGCATGACCTTCTCCACCCTTGCGGGGATGGTGGGCGGCGGCGCCCAGACTCCCGGCTTCATGGGGGTGGGGCGGCGGTACCTGGTCAGCCGCAAGTTCATCCGCGCGGACGGCGGGCTGGGCCGGGTGGTATGGATGCCCAAGGAGCTCAAGGAGCAGTTGCGCGAAGAGCTCAACGCCCGCGGCAGGGAGGAAGGCTTCGGAGACAGCTTTGCCGACACGATCGCGGACGAGACCATTGGCACCGGCGTGGAGGAAATCCTGCCTTTCCTGGAGGAGAAGGGGCACCCGGCCCTGAGTATGGAGCCCCTTATGTAG